The Haliotis asinina isolate JCU_RB_2024 chromosome 2, JCU_Hal_asi_v2, whole genome shotgun sequence genomic interval AAGGAAAACAAATGTACATGTCAAATATCATATACCTATTTAAATGATGCTCAGGGGAGGATACAGGGTTTTGAGAATGGGGGTGCATAATCCCGACCGCATGCATGAGGACGTAAAGTCACCATGGCAAACAACCTATTTATACgccaaatattttcttttgaacTGTTGGAGACACGTGCCTTAAGCTTTCGTCagaatataaatatttgtaacCTTCGTGGATTGGAgaatagtaataataatttaGCTCTTACACCATGGGACATCTGTTCCTATGCTTAGTACATATAGCTTGCTGTGTTTACAGGTTGCTTGTCACGTGACTGCTGCTCTGACGAATGTTCTGTGCATCAGTTCTGTGTGGTCCGTCATCGCAATTGCTCTGGACAGGTATTTGGCAATAACATATTGCCTCCGGTACTCAACCTGGTCGCCGAAAAAATATGGAGGTGGCATCATGCTGTTCAtttggattatctcccttgtttttGGTCTCACGCCTGTATTATGGTGGGGAGGAGCGGAGGTTCAGCATGATCTCTTTTCGTGTGTGATAACATGGACGGGTCATATCACCTATGCAATAACCGTTCTGTTGGTGTGTTATGTCACTCCATTGGCTGTGATGATTTTTTGCTATTGTAGGATAATTTCAGTCGCACGAAGACATGCGAGACGAATCGGTGACGTCACAACTCATGCTGATGGAAGCAGAGGTCACGTGAGCACGACAGGGGCCGTGGCAGCAGGTGCAATGTTCTCTGTCAGACGCTTATCAATGTTGAGTTTCCCTGGTAACGTGAAAAATGACTTCAACAGTTGCTATGACAACGACTTCAACAGTAATTCTTCAGTGACGAGCAGTACGTTACCAATACGTCGCAACATCCGGGCGACATTACGTCTTCTGGGAGTAACAATGACTTTTGTCACCTGCTGGATTCCATACAGTCTTGTTCGGATGTACAACGCCATATACGTCGACAGCAACTACCCATACGTTGTGTCGATAACGTTTTGTCTTGCTTTAACAAACAGTGCGATAAATCCATTTGTTTATGCAATTTGCAGTAAGCATTTCAGATATGCGTCAAAACAGTTAATTCGTTGTAGAAAATCTAGCGTTGTTGAGATAAACAGAAATAACAACCACGACTTCGCGTCGTCCTACACAAGTTTCCTCAGGAACTTACGGACACCAACATCCGGGGCACATGATCGCGCGCACGTATCACCATCTCGCACACCGGAAACTTCCAGTTCTGTTATCGACTCGCGACCATCCTCATCGTTTTCTGACACTGTTTCAGGGCGAAATTTGCTAGTTGTGCCGAAACAAAGTTTTGATGATAATTCTGATTTCCTGTTGCCTAATGCCGTCTCCAGTGACGACATTGACAGCAAGAGGGCGGAGGATGCAAGCGGAGAGCAGGAGGTCTACAAACGAAGCAGTGTCTGCACTATAGCGGATTATGTGTACGACAAACAAAATACGGCGAATATTGAAATAAAACTAGAATTAGTGATATAACCAAAGTGCACAAGTTGAAGAAATGTTTTAACACGTTTTCGAAATCATCTTGTTTTGCCCATACTCAATTTTCTGGCAAAACGTACTATTTgaattctttcatgtttaaaatcaataatttcaaaactttacaTTAGTATACATTCTagaacacattttacaatataTGCGTTTCATTCTGTGTTGATTGTATGTTGCTTAACGACGTACTTTGCAATAAGAATGTAactgatcgaatctggaccagacaaaccagtgactgatattgtgaGCAGCGAGCAACTCCAAGCAGAGTCTTTCAGCCTGTACTGGCGATATTGGTGATGATGGTATTTACTAGTCTGTTATGACGATCACATGTTGAAGActcatttgaagtcaaagtCAAGTGGTAAATCCGGCAAGTGCCTCTCTATAATGCAGTAAAACATAATGTTCTGTCACCGAGGCCATCTTACGGCACTTAAGGACGAATCAAAATACTATTGATATATGATACTTGATTTCCCCGTTCTGGCCTAACAGCTGCATTCCTGTTGTTTACTTGTGATGCATGCAGTAGTCATTCTTTGACAAATACTAGGGAAATGATTATGAGGTGTTTGAATCAACTGTTTTCTGCAATTTCATTATTGTAAAATTGTAGATTCTTTGATACTTGATACCAAAGTGCCAAAGCGTTTTGCAATCCCCCATGCTTAATGAAAATGCATCCACTCCTTGTGTTTCACTACGGAACATGCATGTTCAGTGTCAGTATCGCTTGATACCCAGCAGCCAAGGCCTTTTGTATCACCAATGGTTGCAGAAATCATCTAATACTTTTGCATTACTGTGGAACATGTTTAGTGTCAGTATTCATCCagaatggggggggggggggggtagggCTGGGGTATGGGTAGCGTAGCGGTTATAGCGTTCTGCCGTCACACCGAAAATCGGGTTCTATTTTCCACATGATGACAAAATGTATGACGCCCTTTACTGCTGTGAACTGTTAACTGATCCGAGTAGCTGATAGCTGCACCAAATATTGACTTATTCAGCTGTTGCACAAAGACTGTTGACCTGTGAATCTCATTCCAAACAGCTTTCTTTATTTACCCTGTCTCTTTCTGTCTGATGTCAGTACCTGCCTGCCAAAAATGCTCATATGTCCTATTATATATAAACTAATACATATCTGACATTAAGTCCTTTGGTTACTTTTCTTTCGGTTTCCAGCTTTTCGTCATTATGCCTTCTCTAATTACTAAAAGACATTAGCTGTGGGATACCACTGACGAAGTTGATATTATCGATCGGAAAAGTCTCTTTCAAGGAGCCATATAGTGGTGTTGACACACGTGACAAGCAAAACAGCAAGGGTGAACCAAACAGCATGTAATCTTGACACCTGTTAAACTCAAACTGTACCTTGTTATAGGTTACGCAGCACCAAATGTTTTGCCATAGATTTAACTGTATCCTTCTTAAAAATTACCCAGGGTATCAACAGccattatatatacacatggatacaataaaACACCATTTCTGGCCAACTTGTATCACTTTTTCCCCAGAACAGGAAGCTGAACACATCAACCCAGATTCGCACCAAattgaaaatatctgtacacatGCACATTAGCACAAATCATGATGGAAACAGTCACAGCAGTCGGTACTTACAATTGTGGTCTGTTTTATTTACTGGATGGGTGTGCTTTTGAAAAAGCGTAAACATTTGGCACTACTTCATCCAGTCCGAGCTGTCACATATCGGTCTTGCTCAGGGAGCATGTGATTCAGTTTAGAACCTATATGATTCTATCGAATCGTAAGTCAAACTTTGGATCCTCTCATCAGAGAGCAGCAGAGATAGCAGATCTGAAACACGGCTCCAACCAACATCCAAACCTAACATAGTGCCCGCAACCAGGGTACCCAACATGTAAGATGTGTCACTGACCTGAGGAATGAGCAATGCTTGGAAAGATACACGATGCGTGTGAGCATCGAGTAGGGAATATACATttccgtcagcaacccatgctcgtcgTTCATGAAGGGAGTAGGGGGGATCTTTACTCATATATATAGACTGTAACTTTTGTCTAATCCATCTGACTTTCgcaataaaatatttctaaacaaaGCGAGTTGTGTAGTGGACGAGTTACCTACCTGCACATATACCCATATACTATAGTAGATAAGGAACGTTCAAAAGACTCCAAAGACAGATTCTCAGTCATTGTTGGAGCGGCGGAAGACCCAGCTTCAAGTCGTGACAAATATAGGGCATCGAGAACCCCGGAATCAccattaatgtgttttgaaaaaGGATACATTAAATAATATCTTGCTGACTGCAGCCACTCCTACCCATGTCTGTTAAAGCAACTGGGTCTAGTTGTACAAGTCTAGGGTCGTACAAAGGTGATCGTAAATCCGCTACTTTCACCTGGCATTCTTTTCGCCAATGATGAATAATGCATAATGTTATGGGACGgttgggtggcctagtggttcgattctccacatgggtgtaATAGGTGacggccatttctggtgttccccggtgtgatattactaaaatattgctaaagacggcGTAAAACAGCACTCACTCACAGTGTTGTTACCTTGGTGATAGCAGCATGTCTCACCACTAATGCACATTCTACATCCATACGAGGATTGAATTTTACAGAGCCGATTTTTACATTTCTTTACGATACACCAAAAGTACCAAATCcgaacatttcattatattacaaGATACGTACCCAACAAATTGTTCAGTTCAGTTGAGTATCACTTTTAACCAATATATGCCAAACGAATGCGCGTGCTGGCATAATTAATAGTGATATACGCTAGTGACTGTTTCGGGATTCAATAGTTGTTCCCAGCACGATTCACTAATGAGCCTTCAATGTACAATTATAACAAGATATATATAGTATCGGTATAGCGGCCACATGACCTACAGTGCATtcaagatacatgtatattgtgcaCAGTGGTACAATGTAGATAAGATGAATTTATTGTTTTGTAAGCATGAAAATGCAATATTTCATATTGGCAGACTTCTTTACGTTTTGCATCTAATCACTATGGACATGACAACTGGAAAAGCGCAATTCACCCATCGAGAAAAGAACATTGAGCGAAAAGCGACTTCAAAAGTCATGTGGAGGTTTCTAGTTTCTGTATTaaacaaaaatagaaaagaAGATGAcggtttttatttgtttacaatttcTAATATTGGACATAAATATAAACTGAAGAGGTCACGTAATAACACACTTGTGGAGTTCACGTAACCGACTAGAGTAGGCTCAAACCATCAATTGGTATTGAAAACCTTTTCAGTGGTAAGCTTCGGAAATGAAAGTGGGCAATTACGTATGATTTACAGAAACTGTTGCGAGGTAATTTCCAAACTGATACGCATAGGCTAATCCGGAAATCGGTTCCAACGGAAGTAAATTGGGAAATCAGATACTGACCATGAAGGTTCGATCACAAATTATATCTAACACAGACAATGCCATCTGTCAAATAAATCGGTGCAGACACAATGTTCAGATTATTGTCTTTGTTGAGATGAAAATAGTAGTGGAAGTTGCCAGGGATGCtgtcttacaacaagcatggtttgaaACTTCCACATATTTCAGCCACGTAACAaggctggttagatgtaaagcTTGCAAACCCTGAACAAAACTTACCTGACCACAAAGTAtcttcataaacatgtcaaaatgTTAACCCAGGCAGATGAGTTTGAGAACCCTGCAATCCGTGTTGAAAATAAGCCGCCCCAGGGTGGGCCTCATCTAAATGAATAGTAGACACCTCATGGCACCATCTTACAGTGGGCCGGTGGCGGTGACCTAGAGGtaaaagcgttagctcgtcacaccgatgacatgtgcatgcatggataaaatgtgtgaaacatatatctggtgtctcccgtcgtCATATTGccggactattgctaaaagaggcgtgaaactgaactcattcactcggTCTTACATTGGTCGTTGGTTAACATGGCATAATCACCTTAATGTTAATGTGCTACCTTGATATTAATGTACCaccttgatgttaatgtaccaccttgatgttaatgtactacttcaatgttaatgtactaccttgatgttaatgtactacttcaatgttaatgtactaccttgatgttaatgtactacttcaatgttaatgtactaccttgatgttaatgtactacttcaatgttaatgtactaccttgatgttaatgtactacttcaatgttaatgtactaccttgatgttaatgtactaCATCAATATTAATGTACTaccttgatgttaatgtactaCCTTAATGTTCATGTACTACATTGATGTTAATGTACTaccttgatgttaatgtactaccttaatgttaatgtactaccttgatgttaatgtactaCCATGATGTACTACCTTGATGTTAATTTAATGTACTACCATGATGTTAAtgtactacttcaatgttaatgtactaccttgatgttaatgtactaCCATGATGTACTACCTTGATGTTAATTTAATATACTACCATGATGTTAAtgtactacttcaatgttaATGTACCACCTTGATGTTAACGTACCaccttgatgttaatgtaccaTGTTAATGTACCaccttgatgttaatgtaccatcttaatgttaatgtactaccttgatgttaatgtactaccttgatgttaatgtaccaTGTTAATGTACCaccttgatgttaatgtaccaTCTTAATGTAAATGTACTaccttgatgttaatgtactaccttgatgttaatgtactacttcaatgttaatgtactacctt includes:
- the LOC137272032 gene encoding neuropeptides B/W receptor type 2-like; amino-acid sequence: MEAPKRDGPISSADLIFILVMSVICSVTIGANVVVICTISFTRKMHCLSSALVMNMAACDLGIGLASMPLVLAGLVNGYWPYSQVACHVTAALTNVLCISSVWSVIAIALDRIISVARRHARRIGDVTTHADGSRGHVSTTGAVAAGAMFSVRRLSMLSFPGNVKNDFNSCYDNDFNSNSSVTSRRNLLVVPKQSFDDNSDFLLPNAVSSDDIDSKRAEDASGEQEVYKRSSVCTIADYVYDKQNTANIEIKLELVI